The Streptomyces sp. Alt3 genome has a segment encoding these proteins:
- a CDS encoding calcium-binding protein, translating to MRIRATVAAVSGALALSALAVPAAQAGDQAVPSLDKPTAAEAFGLGAKAPRAAARVAVSEPVISKVVINGGKDIVLGTTASKKISVSVTASHPSGIADGYVDLWHGTDVETNVDGWVAPNEDAATCTKSSATTATCKMTITIVPGEDLYKNALAGTWHVTAGALAGDQSSVAWNDFYSKARVQRLSKVTVNAAPEPVKKGKTITVTGKLSRANWETGTYKGYATQAVKLQFRKKTSSTYTTVKTIKSSSTGALKTTVKASVDGYWRYSFAGTSTTPTVTAAGDFVDVK from the coding sequence ATGCGTATTCGTGCCACTGTCGCCGCTGTTTCCGGCGCCCTGGCCCTGTCCGCCCTCGCCGTTCCGGCGGCGCAGGCGGGCGACCAGGCTGTTCCGAGCCTGGACAAGCCCACCGCGGCCGAGGCGTTCGGCCTCGGCGCCAAGGCCCCGCGTGCGGCCGCGCGCGTCGCCGTGTCCGAGCCCGTGATCTCGAAGGTCGTCATCAACGGCGGCAAGGACATCGTCCTCGGCACCACGGCCTCGAAGAAGATCAGCGTCTCGGTCACCGCCTCGCACCCGTCCGGCATCGCCGACGGCTACGTCGACCTGTGGCACGGCACGGACGTCGAGACGAACGTCGACGGCTGGGTGGCGCCGAACGAGGACGCGGCCACCTGCACCAAGTCCAGCGCCACCACCGCCACCTGCAAGATGACGATCACGATCGTCCCCGGCGAGGACCTGTACAAGAACGCCCTGGCCGGCACCTGGCACGTCACCGCGGGTGCGCTCGCCGGTGACCAGTCCTCGGTCGCGTGGAACGACTTCTACTCCAAGGCGCGCGTCCAGCGCCTCTCCAAGGTGACCGTCAACGCCGCCCCGGAGCCCGTGAAGAAGGGCAAGACCATCACGGTCACCGGCAAGCTCTCGCGTGCCAACTGGGAGACCGGCACCTACAAGGGCTACGCGACCCAGGCGGTCAAGCTGCAGTTCCGTAAGAAGACCAGCAGCACCTACACCACCGTCAAGACCATCAAGTCGAGCAGCACCGGCGCGCTGAAGACCACGGTCAAGGCGTCCGTGGACGGCTACTGGCGTTACAGCTTCGCCGGTACGTCCACCACCCCGACCGTCACGGCCGCGGGTGACTTCGTCGACGTGAAGTAG
- a CDS encoding sacsin N-terminal ATP-binding-like domain-containing protein, with product MNATEGADPFGTARLRRGVLDAWGAGPARFREDANAEEDLALGGYRDRLVVELAQNAADAAARAGVPGRLRLTLHAASGDGPAVLAAANSGAPLDATGVESLSTLRASAKREGHESAVGRFGVGFAAVLAVSDEPAVIGRHGGVRWSLAEARDLARQASVGSPGLGDELRRRDGHVPLLRLPLPAEGTAPDGYDTVVVLPLRDGVAEDLVGRLLDGVDDALLLTLPGLDEVVIETPDGVRTLRRSQQGPYTHVDDSVRGLHRWRTAAGNGPLEPALLADRPVEERLRPHWSVTWAVPVDEDGAPLHPRTAPVVHAPTPTDEPLGVPALLIASLPLDTTRRHPAPGPLTDFLVERAADSYAELLAAWEPVSVATIALVPGALGKGQLDGALRAAILERLPRVAFLEPAAPRDPAEAAGQWDDWDGAGVPGRDTTALRPVEAEVVEGVGAETVRVLAEVLPCLLPAGLERRAELRTLGVARVPLTEAVDRLAGLERDPEWWRRLYDSLAGVDPDRLSGLPVPLAGSADAPRTTIGPRQVLLPLPDEPASPVLGKLARLGLKVAHPDAAHPLLEKLGALPATPRAVLTTPQVRAAVAGSLDAGEIWDEDALDADELAETVLTLVRDADLAPGDEPWLGALALPDEDGEPAPAGELVLPDSPFAQVMREGELALCDAELAERWGEQPLTACGVLATFALVRATDVVLDPDELEPRDSDFAEPDDAGLLDAVDVWCEDVLDQLPDTPVPPVATELVAVRDLDLVDDDAWPQALAMLARPPLRDALTQPVRVLLPDGTTQSVRPYTAWWLRDHPVLDGRRPAGLRAAGGDPRLEGLYDSADATGFDDAQVLRALGVRTSVAALLDEPGGAAELLGRLADEERPVGPVQLHSLYTALAEMDPEQVTLPDELRAVVDDEVRVADAADVVIADAPDLLPLTGGLPLLPVAPARAAELADLLQVRRLGESVEAVVTTRGEEHRVPDSVRILLGAGTPDTYIEHGELRAGGVELDWRRTPDGVVHASTLEGVAAGLAWAAGQWPRRFEVAALLEDPSRTEELARDRWFD from the coding sequence ATGAATGCGACCGAGGGGGCCGATCCGTTCGGGACGGCGCGACTGCGGCGCGGCGTGCTCGACGCCTGGGGAGCGGGTCCCGCCCGCTTCCGGGAGGACGCCAACGCCGAGGAGGACCTCGCTCTCGGCGGCTACCGCGACCGGCTGGTCGTCGAGCTGGCGCAGAACGCCGCCGACGCCGCCGCCCGCGCCGGTGTCCCCGGCCGGCTCCGCCTCACCCTGCACGCCGCGTCCGGTGACGGCCCCGCCGTCCTGGCCGCCGCCAACAGCGGTGCCCCTCTCGACGCGACCGGCGTCGAGTCGCTGAGCACGCTGCGGGCCTCGGCCAAGCGCGAGGGCCACGAGTCGGCCGTCGGCCGCTTCGGCGTCGGCTTCGCCGCCGTGCTGGCCGTCAGCGACGAGCCCGCCGTGATCGGGCGCCACGGAGGCGTCCGCTGGTCCCTCGCGGAGGCCCGTGACCTCGCGCGTCAGGCTTCCGTCGGAAGCCCCGGCCTAGGCGACGAACTGCGCCGCCGCGACGGACACGTACCGCTGCTCCGGCTGCCGCTGCCCGCCGAGGGCACCGCGCCCGACGGGTACGACACCGTCGTCGTCCTGCCGCTCCGCGACGGCGTCGCCGAGGACCTCGTGGGCAGGCTGCTCGACGGGGTCGACGACGCCCTGCTGCTCACCCTGCCGGGCCTCGACGAGGTCGTGATCGAAACCCCCGACGGCGTACGGACGTTGCGACGCTCGCAGCAGGGCCCGTACACGCACGTCGACGACTCCGTGCGCGGCCTCCACCGCTGGCGCACCGCCGCCGGCAACGGCCCGCTGGAACCCGCGCTGCTGGCCGACCGGCCCGTCGAGGAGCGGCTGCGTCCGCACTGGTCGGTGACGTGGGCCGTGCCCGTCGACGAGGACGGGGCGCCCCTGCACCCGCGTACGGCGCCCGTCGTGCACGCCCCGACCCCCACCGACGAACCCCTCGGCGTCCCCGCGCTGCTGATCGCCTCGCTGCCGCTCGACACCACCCGCCGCCACCCCGCGCCGGGCCCGCTGACCGACTTCCTGGTGGAGCGCGCGGCCGACTCCTACGCCGAGCTGCTCGCCGCGTGGGAGCCCGTCTCCGTCGCCACGATCGCCCTTGTGCCGGGGGCGCTCGGCAAGGGGCAGCTGGACGGCGCCCTGCGCGCCGCGATCCTGGAGCGGCTGCCGCGCGTCGCCTTCCTGGAGCCCGCGGCGCCCCGGGACCCCGCCGAGGCGGCGGGGCAGTGGGACGACTGGGACGGCGCCGGGGTGCCGGGCCGGGACACGACCGCCCTGCGGCCGGTCGAGGCCGAGGTGGTCGAGGGCGTCGGCGCGGAGACCGTACGGGTCCTCGCCGAGGTCCTGCCCTGTCTGCTGCCGGCCGGGCTGGAGCGCCGCGCCGAGCTGCGCACCCTCGGCGTCGCCCGGGTCCCGCTGACCGAGGCCGTCGACCGGCTGGCCGGCCTGGAGCGTGACCCGGAGTGGTGGCGCCGGCTGTACGACAGCCTGGCCGGTGTCGACCCCGACCGGCTCTCCGGGCTGCCCGTCCCCCTCGCGGGCTCCGCGGACGCGCCCCGCACCACCATCGGACCCCGCCAGGTCCTGCTGCCGCTGCCCGACGAGCCGGCCTCACCCGTCCTGGGCAAGCTGGCCCGGCTCGGTCTGAAGGTGGCCCACCCCGACGCCGCCCACCCCCTGCTGGAGAAGCTGGGCGCGCTGCCCGCCACCCCCCGGGCCGTCCTGACGACCCCGCAGGTCCGCGCCGCCGTCGCCGGGTCGCTGGACGCGGGCGAGATCTGGGACGAGGACGCCCTGGACGCGGACGAGCTCGCCGAGACCGTCCTCACCCTCGTACGCGACGCGGACCTGGCCCCGGGCGACGAGCCGTGGCTGGGGGCGCTGGCCCTGCCCGACGAGGACGGCGAACCGGCGCCCGCCGGTGAACTCGTGCTGCCGGACAGCCCGTTCGCCCAGGTGATGCGTGAGGGTGAACTCGCCCTGTGCGACGCCGAGCTGGCCGAGCGCTGGGGTGAACAGCCCCTGACCGCCTGCGGGGTGCTGGCCACCTTCGCACTTGTACGGGCCACCGACGTCGTCCTGGACCCGGACGAACTGGAGCCCCGTGACAGCGACTTCGCCGAGCCCGACGACGCCGGTCTGCTCGACGCCGTCGACGTGTGGTGCGAGGACGTGCTGGACCAGCTCCCGGACACCCCGGTGCCCCCGGTCGCCACGGAGCTCGTCGCCGTACGGGATCTGGACCTCGTCGACGACGACGCCTGGCCGCAGGCCCTCGCGATGCTGGCCCGTCCGCCGCTGCGCGACGCGCTGACCCAGCCGGTACGGGTGCTGCTCCCGGACGGTACGACGCAGTCGGTGCGGCCCTACACCGCGTGGTGGCTGCGGGACCACCCCGTGCTCGACGGCCGCCGCCCGGCCGGCCTGCGCGCGGCCGGCGGGGACCCGCGTCTGGAGGGTCTGTACGACTCCGCCGACGCGACCGGCTTCGACGACGCGCAGGTGCTGCGCGCCCTCGGGGTACGTACCTCGGTGGCCGCGCTCCTGGACGAGCCGGGCGGGGCGGCCGAGCTGCTGGGGCGGCTCGCGGACGAGGAGCGTCCCGTCGGTCCGGTGCAGCTGCACTCCCTCTACACGGCGCTGGCCGAGATGGACCCCGAGCAGGTCACGCTGCCCGACGAGCTGCGGGCCGTCGTGGACGACGAGGTGCGGGTCGCCGACGCGGCGGACGTGGTGATCGCCGACGCCCCCGACCTGCTGCCGCTGACCGGCGGCCTCCCGCTGCTGCCGGTGGCCCCGGCGCGGGCGGCGGAGCTGGCGGACCTGCTCCAGGTGCGGCGGCTCGGCGAGAGCGTCGAGGCCGTGGTGACGACGCGGGGCGAGGAACACCGGGTGCCGGACTCCGTCCGTATCCTGCTCGGCGCCGGGACCCCCGACACCTACATCGAGCACGGTGAACTGCGCGCGGGCGGTGTGGAGCTGGACTGGCGCCGCACCCCGGACGGAGTGGTCCACGCCTCCACCCTGGAGGGCGTGGCGGCCGGTCTCGCCTGGGCCGCCGGCCAGTGGCCGCGCCGCTTCGAGGTGGCCGCTCTGCTGGAGGACCCGTCGCGCACGGAGGAACTGGCCCGGGACCGCTGGTTCGACTGA
- a CDS encoding DUF3027 domain-containing protein has protein sequence MSAATTRSRTARTPAPDRLCAEAVDLARAAAEEAAAPGVVGEHVALVSEGDRVVTHYFESKEPGYRGWRWAVTVARASRAKNVTLDETVLLPGSDALLAPEWVPWSERLRPGDMGPGDLLPTEAEDPRLEPGWTGEDEPLPNSAVSDVSQELAALADAEDAELTTLPATSRGSIASVADELGTRRARVLSRYGLGLAADRWDEEFGARTPMAQAAPASCVSCAFLVPMAGSLRQAFGVCANEFAPADGRVVSLSYGCGGHSEAAVMPKPPKPAPHALDTMRVDDYPLRPADDSGSVPAQPDGSTEDLGHS, from the coding sequence GTGAGTGCTGCGACGACGCGAAGCCGTACGGCCCGTACCCCCGCCCCTGACCGTCTGTGCGCCGAGGCGGTAGACCTCGCACGCGCGGCGGCCGAGGAGGCCGCCGCGCCCGGAGTGGTGGGTGAGCACGTGGCCCTGGTCTCCGAGGGGGACCGGGTCGTCACGCACTACTTCGAGTCCAAGGAGCCCGGCTACCGGGGCTGGCGCTGGGCGGTGACGGTCGCCAGGGCCTCCCGCGCCAAGAACGTCACCCTTGACGAAACGGTGCTGCTGCCCGGCTCCGACGCGCTCCTCGCCCCCGAGTGGGTGCCCTGGAGCGAGCGGCTGCGGCCCGGTGACATGGGCCCCGGCGACCTCCTGCCGACCGAGGCGGAGGACCCGCGCCTGGAGCCCGGCTGGACGGGCGAGGACGAGCCCCTGCCGAACTCCGCCGTCTCCGACGTGTCCCAGGAGCTGGCAGCCCTCGCCGACGCGGAGGACGCGGAGCTGACGACGCTGCCCGCGACGAGCCGCGGCTCGATCGCCTCGGTCGCGGACGAGCTCGGCACGCGCCGTGCCCGGGTGCTGTCCCGGTACGGGCTGGGGCTCGCGGCGGACCGGTGGGACGAGGAGTTCGGCGCGAGGACACCCATGGCGCAGGCGGCGCCGGCGTCCTGCGTCTCCTGTGCGTTCCTGGTCCCGATGGCGGGCTCGCTGAGGCAGGCCTTCGGGGTCTGCGCGAACGAGTTCGCCCCGGCGGACGGCCGGGTGGTCTCCCTGTCGTACGGCTGCGGGGGCCACTCCGAGGCCGCGGTCATGCCGAAGCCCCCGAAGCCGGCGCCGCACGCGCTGGACACGATGCGGGTGGACGACTACCCGCTGCGTCCGGCGGACGACTCCGGCTCGGTCCCGGCCCAGCCCGACGGCTCGACGGAAGACCTGGGCCACTCCTGA
- a CDS encoding MFS transporter, whose protein sequence is MAAARSSDGSGPLRRAARAMGRALRAPFTGAARGIRKATHAHGAGESGLGKLIELHAVNGAGDVMITVALASTVFFSVPTDEARGRVALYLAVTMAPFTLLAPVVGPLLDRLPHGRRAAMAGAMFARAVLAITMSGAVATGGLELYPAALGVLVCSKAYGVVRSAVVPRLLPPRFSLVKANSRVTLAGLLATGVAAPIGAGLQSVGSPWPLYGACVIFLGGTVLAFTLPPKVDSAKGERKARLAVPHEESVGPPAPVKDSEGSRGGRPGSTRIGRRKGREKPPGLRSVGPSVLHGLQANAAHRALSGFLIFYLAFLLREHPLAGQSAAVSLGIVGVAAGAGNAFGTAVGSWLRARGPELIVATVLGLALGVAVLAAVFFSTVMVAALAAVAGFTQALSKLSLDAMIQRDVPEEVRTSAFARSETLLQMSWVVGGAIGIALPLNGALGMSVAAGILALGAGASVRGLLGAARRGSPHPRVA, encoded by the coding sequence GTGGCAGCCGCCAGGTCGTCCGACGGATCCGGCCCGCTCCGCAGGGCGGCCCGGGCGATGGGCCGTGCCCTGCGCGCCCCCTTCACCGGCGCCGCACGCGGGATCCGGAAGGCGACCCACGCCCACGGGGCGGGCGAGTCCGGCCTCGGCAAACTGATCGAGCTGCACGCGGTCAACGGCGCGGGAGACGTCATGATCACCGTGGCGCTCGCCTCCACGGTGTTCTTCTCCGTACCGACCGACGAGGCGCGCGGGCGCGTCGCCCTCTACCTCGCGGTCACCATGGCCCCCTTCACCCTGCTCGCCCCGGTGGTCGGCCCGCTCCTGGACCGGCTGCCGCACGGACGTCGCGCGGCGATGGCCGGCGCCATGTTCGCGCGGGCCGTGCTCGCGATCACGATGTCCGGCGCGGTGGCCACGGGCGGCCTGGAGCTCTATCCGGCGGCGCTGGGCGTCCTCGTCTGCTCCAAGGCGTACGGGGTGGTGCGCAGCGCCGTGGTGCCGCGCCTGCTGCCACCGCGCTTCTCCCTGGTGAAGGCCAACTCGCGGGTCACCCTGGCCGGACTTCTGGCGACGGGCGTCGCGGCGCCGATCGGGGCTGGGCTTCAGAGCGTCGGCTCCCCCTGGCCCCTCTACGGGGCCTGCGTGATCTTCCTCGGCGGGACTGTCCTCGCCTTCACCCTGCCGCCCAAGGTCGACTCCGCGAAGGGCGAGCGGAAGGCACGGCTGGCCGTCCCGCACGAGGAATCCGTCGGTCCGCCCGCCCCCGTCAAGGACTCCGAGGGGTCCAGGGGGGGCAGGCCCGGCAGCACCAGGATCGGCCGGAGGAAGGGGCGGGAGAAGCCGCCCGGACTGCGTTCCGTCGGGCCGTCCGTCCTGCACGGTCTCCAGGCCAATGCGGCGCACCGCGCACTGTCCGGCTTCCTGATCTTCTACCTGGCGTTCCTGCTGCGTGAGCACCCGCTGGCCGGGCAGAGCGCCGCGGTCTCCCTCGGCATCGTCGGCGTGGCCGCCGGCGCCGGCAACGCCTTCGGCACGGCGGTCGGCTCGTGGCTCAGGGCCCGTGGTCCCGAGCTGATCGTCGCCACGGTGCTGGGGCTCGCCCTGGGGGTGGCGGTGCTCGCCGCGGTCTTCTTCAGCACGGTGATGGTCGCCGCGCTCGCCGCCGTCGCCGGTTTCACCCAGGCCCTGTCGAAGCTGTCGCTGGACGCGATGATCCAGCGCGACGTGCCGGAGGAGGTGCGTACGTCGGCCTTCGCGCGCTCGGAGACGCTGCTCCAGATGTCCTGGGTGGTGGGCGGCGCGATCGGCATCGCGCTTCCCCTCAACGGAGCACTCGGCATGTCGGTCGCCGCCGGGATCCTCGCGCTGGGCGCGGGCGCCTCCGTACGGGGCCTCCTGGGGGCCGCACGGCGCGGCTCACCGCACCCCCGCGTGGCGTGA
- a CDS encoding futalosine hydrolase, producing the protein MRVLVVTAVPAERDAVTRAFGAGARVREVPGGEVHRAGPFDVLAGGVGPAAAAAATALALATAPADEPYALVVSAGIGGGFAPAAPVGSLAVATGIVAADLGAETPDGFVPVTGLGFGRDTFLPPEALVRDVAEATGAVPGPVLTVSTVTGSTARTAELLAAHPGAVAEAMEGFGVAEAADRFGVPALELRAVSNTVGPRDREAWRIGDALAALTEAFGKTAPVVESWTRHDRLDRHRD; encoded by the coding sequence GTGCGGGTGCTTGTCGTGACCGCCGTCCCGGCCGAGCGGGACGCGGTCACGCGTGCGTTCGGGGCCGGGGCGCGGGTGCGTGAGGTGCCGGGCGGCGAAGTGCACCGCGCCGGCCCCTTCGACGTCCTGGCGGGCGGCGTGGGCCCCGCCGCGGCGGCGGCCGCCACCGCTCTCGCCCTCGCCACCGCGCCCGCCGACGAGCCGTACGCACTCGTCGTCTCGGCGGGCATCGGCGGCGGGTTCGCCCCCGCCGCGCCCGTCGGCTCCCTCGCCGTGGCCACCGGCATCGTCGCCGCCGACCTCGGCGCGGAGACCCCGGACGGTTTCGTGCCCGTCACCGGTCTCGGCTTCGGCAGGGACACCTTCCTGCCTCCCGAGGCCCTCGTACGGGACGTGGCGGAGGCCACCGGCGCCGTGCCGGGCCCCGTCCTCACCGTCTCCACCGTGACCGGCAGCACGGCGCGCACCGCCGAGCTGCTGGCCGCACACCCCGGAGCCGTCGCCGAGGCCATGGAGGGCTTCGGCGTCGCGGAGGCCGCCGACCGGTTCGGCGTGCCGGCGCTGGAGCTCCGGGCCGTCTCGAACACCGTGGGGCCGCGCGACCGCGAGGCCTGGCGCATCGGCGACGCGCTGGCGGCGCTCACCGAGGCGTTCGGGAAGACCGCACCTGTAGTGGAAAGTTGGACCCGGCATGACCGACTCGACCGACACCGTGACTGA
- a CDS encoding 1,4-dihydroxy-6-naphthoate synthase, with product MTDSTDTVTDTATDPAGAPLPALRIAYSPCPNDTFVFDAWAHGRVPGAPALDVTFADIDLTNGMAERGELDVLKVSYAVLPWVLDEYALLPCGGALGRGCGPLVLTKEAGADLTGRTVAVPSERSTAYLLFRLWAAEVVPDGVGEIVVMPFDEIMPAVRDGRVDAGLVIHEARFTYQNYGLHSLADMGEHWESTTGLPIPLGAIIAKRSLGEETLNRLSESIRTSVRMAWDDPERSRPYVLEHAQEMDPAVADQHIGLYVNEFTADLGEHGYAAVRGLLTRAAAEGLVPALAPDAFSVTGR from the coding sequence ATGACCGACTCGACCGACACCGTGACTGACACCGCGACCGACCCGGCCGGGGCACCGCTCCCCGCGCTCCGGATCGCCTACTCGCCGTGCCCCAACGACACCTTCGTCTTCGACGCCTGGGCGCACGGAAGGGTCCCCGGCGCGCCCGCCCTCGACGTGACCTTCGCCGACATCGACCTCACCAACGGCATGGCCGAGCGTGGCGAGTTGGACGTGCTGAAGGTGTCGTACGCCGTGCTGCCCTGGGTCCTCGACGAGTACGCGCTGCTGCCGTGCGGCGGGGCGCTCGGACGTGGCTGCGGGCCGCTCGTCCTCACGAAGGAGGCGGGCGCCGACCTGACGGGCAGGACCGTCGCCGTGCCGAGCGAGCGCTCCACCGCCTACCTGCTGTTCCGGCTGTGGGCGGCCGAGGTCGTACCGGACGGGGTGGGCGAGATCGTCGTCATGCCGTTCGACGAGATCATGCCGGCGGTGCGCGACGGCCGGGTGGACGCCGGGCTGGTCATCCACGAGGCGCGCTTCACCTATCAGAACTACGGCCTGCACAGCCTCGCCGACATGGGCGAGCACTGGGAGTCGACCACCGGCCTGCCGATCCCGCTCGGCGCGATCATCGCCAAGCGCTCGCTGGGCGAGGAGACGCTGAACCGGCTGTCGGAGTCGATCCGCACGTCGGTGCGGATGGCGTGGGACGACCCGGAGCGTTCGCGTCCGTACGTCCTGGAGCACGCCCAGGAGATGGACCCGGCCGTCGCCGACCAGCACATCGGGCTGTACGTCAACGAGTTCACCGCCGATCTCGGCGAGCACGGCTACGCGGCGGTCCGCGGCCTGCTGACCCGGGCGGCGGCCGAGGGGCTCGTGCCGGCTCTGGCCCCGGACGCGTTCTCCGTCACCGGGCGCTGA
- a CDS encoding cold-shock protein: protein MPTGKVKWFNSEKGFGFLSRDDGADVFVHSSVLPAGVEALKPGQRVEFGVVAGQRGDQALSVVILDPTPSVAAAQRRRPDELASIVQDLTTVLENITPLLERGRYPDKAAGAKIAGLLRAVADQLDV from the coding sequence GTGCCCACGGGTAAGGTCAAATGGTTCAATTCGGAAAAGGGCTTCGGCTTTCTTTCCCGCGACGACGGCGCCGACGTCTTCGTCCACTCCTCCGTTCTCCCGGCCGGCGTCGAAGCGCTGAAGCCCGGTCAGCGCGTCGAATTCGGTGTGGTCGCCGGTCAGCGCGGTGACCAGGCCCTCTCCGTGGTGATCCTCGACCCCACACCGTCCGTGGCCGCAGCACAGCGGCGCAGGCCGGACGAACTCGCCTCGATCGTGCAGGACCTCACGACCGTCCTGGAGAACATCACGCCGCTGCTGGAGCGGGGCCGCTATCCCGACAAGGCCGCAGGCGCGAAGATCGCCGGCCTGCTGAGAGCGGTCGCCGACCAGCTCGACGTCTGA
- a CDS encoding HAD family hydrolase produces the protein MGSMSSHTLTVGFDLDMTLIDSRPGIRAAYERLAAETGVYIDTDLVVSRLGPPLEDEMANWFPADAIAGACDRYRAMYPDTAIAPTTALPGAREAVEAVQALGGRAMVVTAKYEPNAKLHLAHLCIAADVLIGGLWAEGKAEALLEHGARVYVGDHTGDVRGAHAANALSVGVVTGPCDEEELRAAGADVILPGLTEFPAWLRTFAAS, from the coding sequence ATGGGGAGCATGTCCTCACACACCTTGACGGTCGGTTTCGACCTCGACATGACGCTCATCGACTCCCGGCCCGGCATCAGGGCCGCCTACGAGAGACTCGCCGCCGAGACGGGTGTGTACATCGACACGGACCTGGTCGTCAGCCGCCTCGGGCCGCCGCTCGAGGACGAGATGGCCAACTGGTTCCCGGCCGACGCGATCGCCGGGGCCTGCGACCGGTACCGCGCGATGTACCCGGACACGGCGATCGCGCCGACCACCGCGCTCCCCGGTGCCAGGGAGGCCGTGGAGGCGGTCCAGGCGCTCGGCGGGCGGGCGATGGTCGTCACCGCCAAGTACGAACCGAACGCCAAGCTCCACCTCGCGCACCTCTGCATCGCGGCGGACGTCCTGATCGGCGGCCTCTGGGCCGAGGGCAAGGCGGAGGCGCTCCTGGAGCACGGCGCACGGGTCTACGTCGGTGACCACACCGGGGACGTGCGCGGGGCGCACGCCGCGAACGCCCTGTCGGTCGGCGTCGTCACCGGCCCGTGCGACGAGGAGGAGCTGCGGGCGGCGGGAGCCGACGTGATCCTTCCGGGCCTCACGGAGTTCCCCGCCTGGCTGAGGACCTTCGCGGCGTCCTGA
- a CDS encoding FecCD family ABC transporter permease produces MAAAPPRLSRRALATAAAVVALLLSVLLSLAVGARTIAPSAVLDALLHGGHSDAAEVIRQMRVPRTVIGLMVGAALALAGTVLQGITRNPIADPGILGISQGASVAVVLAIAYAGIHTLTGYVWFAFGGAAVASVAVYAIASRGRGGATPVKLALGGAAINALLVSVTMAVLTTKASALDEFRFWQVGSIAGREAQVAQQIWPFLLIGTVLVVSVARGLDALALGEDVAKGLGQNVGAVRIVGGIGATVLTGAGVAAAGPIAFVGLAVPHIARAIVGSDHRWVLPMAALVGPVMLLVSDVVGRVLFPPGEVPAGVMTALIGVPFLVTLVRRKAVPA; encoded by the coding sequence ATGGCAGCCGCCCCTCCACGCCTGTCCAGACGCGCGCTCGCGACCGCCGCGGCCGTCGTCGCCCTGCTGCTGTCCGTCCTGCTCAGCCTCGCCGTCGGGGCGAGGACCATCGCGCCGTCCGCGGTCCTGGACGCCCTGCTGCACGGCGGGCACTCGGACGCCGCCGAGGTGATCCGGCAGATGCGGGTGCCGCGCACCGTGATCGGGCTGATGGTCGGCGCCGCGCTCGCCCTGGCGGGCACGGTGCTCCAGGGCATCACCCGCAACCCCATCGCCGACCCCGGCATCCTGGGGATCAGCCAGGGCGCCTCGGTGGCCGTGGTGCTGGCCATCGCGTACGCCGGGATCCACACCCTCACCGGCTATGTGTGGTTCGCCTTCGGCGGGGCAGCCGTCGCGTCCGTGGCCGTGTACGCCATCGCCTCCCGGGGCCGCGGCGGTGCGACGCCGGTGAAGCTCGCGCTGGGCGGGGCCGCGATCAACGCGCTGCTGGTGTCGGTGACGATGGCGGTGCTCACCACCAAGGCCTCGGCGCTCGACGAGTTCCGCTTCTGGCAGGTCGGCTCGATCGCCGGCCGGGAGGCCCAGGTCGCCCAGCAGATCTGGCCGTTCCTCCTGATCGGCACCGTCCTCGTGGTGTCCGTGGCGCGCGGACTCGACGCGCTGGCGCTCGGCGAGGACGTCGCGAAGGGGCTGGGCCAGAACGTCGGGGCGGTCCGGATCGTCGGCGGCATCGGGGCGACCGTGCTCACCGGCGCGGGCGTCGCGGCGGCCGGGCCGATCGCCTTCGTCGGCCTCGCGGTCCCGCACATCGCCCGGGCGATCGTGGGCAGCGACCACCGCTGGGTGCTCCCCATGGCCGCGCTCGTCGGCCCGGTGATGCTCCTCGTGTCCGACGTCGTCGGCCGGGTCCTGTTCCCGCCCGGTGAGGTCCCGGCAGGCGTCATGACGGCCCTGATCGGCGTCCCGTTCCTCGTCACCCTCGTACGCCGGAAGGCGGTGCCCGCATGA